In the genome of Sinobacterium caligoides, one region contains:
- a CDS encoding M48 family metallopeptidase — protein sequence MDFFTQQDRARRHSFRLVGLFVLAVLALILITNLAVAATFGMLLNNTNSATNFYDYFNWQSFINISLGVSGVIGCAIAFKWWQLGSGGRAVAESLGGERIAPNSNDDQQRRILNVVDEMALAANMPVPPVYLLAHEPGINAFAAGNTPADAVIGITAGALQQFNRDQLQGVIAHEFSHILNGDMRLNIRLIALLHGILFIGMMGEFLIHGSAFSSRNRDSDNKGAQLGLIFIVIGWLGGFFGRLIKAAVSRQREFLADASAVQFTRNPDGIADALKIIGGYSPGAELNNPNSEQASHLFFGQALKKLRPSFATHPSLDERIKRIQPYWDGRFIIRASDTICSHAENTDKSNSHTENSGKSSDASDLMGGAATFIVNTAAHQAGTTAQLRHQLREPLHACAFVYALLLDDNADLRQQQLNYIPRANIVGLDTLALQLKPIINALPQASRLPLIETAMPALKCMSPEQYRTYKKVMLLLIRCDQQYTMLEWCLFQLVNHYMESEFNSKSQSKAKYKRADDVAEAFQTVLSVLAKQGHDDDNSAEQAFNRGASTAGLHNIKRQSLTNFQFEDFIKAANQLANCYPLLKPKLIKGFVDCARYDTIISADEQEIIAALSAVMDCPSPSLT from the coding sequence ATGGATTTTTTTACCCAACAAGATCGGGCACGCCGCCACAGTTTTAGGCTAGTGGGTCTGTTTGTGCTCGCCGTTCTTGCCCTCATTCTCATCACTAACCTCGCTGTTGCAGCCACCTTTGGCATGCTGCTAAATAACACCAATAGCGCTACCAACTTTTATGATTACTTTAATTGGCAAAGTTTCATTAATATCAGCCTTGGCGTCAGTGGCGTCATCGGTTGCGCTATCGCTTTCAAGTGGTGGCAGCTAGGTAGTGGTGGTAGAGCTGTAGCTGAGTCCCTTGGCGGCGAACGGATTGCCCCCAACAGCAATGACGATCAACAACGTCGTATCCTCAATGTCGTTGATGAAATGGCCCTCGCCGCCAACATGCCAGTACCACCTGTCTACCTGCTCGCCCACGAGCCCGGCATTAACGCTTTCGCCGCCGGTAATACACCAGCTGATGCTGTTATAGGCATCACCGCAGGTGCCCTACAGCAGTTCAACCGAGACCAACTCCAAGGCGTCATTGCCCACGAGTTTAGCCATATACTTAACGGCGATATGCGACTCAATATCCGCCTTATTGCCCTATTACACGGCATCCTCTTTATCGGTATGATGGGCGAGTTCCTTATTCACGGCAGTGCCTTCAGCTCACGCAATCGCGACAGTGATAACAAAGGCGCACAACTCGGTTTAATATTCATTGTCATCGGCTGGCTCGGCGGCTTCTTCGGACGACTCATTAAAGCCGCAGTAAGCCGTCAACGTGAATTCCTTGCAGACGCCTCGGCGGTACAATTTACACGTAACCCTGATGGTATAGCGGATGCGCTCAAGATCATCGGCGGCTACAGCCCTGGCGCAGAACTCAATAACCCGAACTCCGAACAAGCCAGCCACCTTTTCTTTGGCCAAGCCTTGAAAAAACTACGCCCCAGCTTCGCCACCCACCCCAGCCTCGACGAGCGTATCAAACGTATTCAACCCTACTGGGATGGCCGCTTTATTATCAGAGCGAGCGATACTATTTGCAGTCATGCCGAGAACACTGACAAGAGTAACAGCCATACCGAGAACAGTGGCAAAAGCAGCGATGCCAGTGATCTCATGGGGGGGGCAGCAACATTCATAGTCAACACCGCAGCTCACCAAGCCGGCACTACGGCACAATTGCGGCACCAACTACGGGAACCCTTACACGCGTGCGCTTTCGTCTACGCCCTGTTACTTGACGATAATGCCGATCTCCGACAACAACAACTCAACTACATTCCACGAGCGAATATCGTCGGCCTCGACACGCTTGCTTTACAGCTCAAACCGATTATCAATGCCCTGCCACAGGCCTCGCGCCTACCGTTGATCGAGACTGCCATGCCCGCACTTAAGTGTATGTCACCGGAACAATACCGCACCTATAAAAAGGTCATGCTGCTATTAATCCGCTGTGACCAGCAGTACACAATGCTGGAATGGTGCCTCTTTCAGCTAGTCAATCATTACATGGAAAGTGAGTTCAACAGCAAATCTCAAAGCAAAGCAAAGTACAAACGAGCCGATGACGTCGCCGAGGCCTTCCAGACAGTCCTCTCTGTACTGGCTAAACAGGGCCACGACGATGACAATAGTGCTGAGCAGGCATTTAACCGTGGCGCCAGCACCGCAGGCCTTCACAATATTAAACGTCAGTCGCTGACAAACTTTCAATTCGAAGACTTTATCAAAGCTGCCAATCAGCTCGCCAATTGCTACCCACTGCTAAAGCCAAAGCTCATTAAAGGGTTCGTCGATTGTGCGCGCTACGACACTATCATCAGCGCCGACGAGCAGGAGATTATCGCCGCCCTCAGTGCCGTGATGGACTGCCCCAGTCCCAGCCTGACGTAG
- a CDS encoding AAA family ATPase, with protein sequence MLKDSRDLALIINSKVPLIRLESFEEERALQLLTRVGISQSLPLYCWSVTEGLQRLGFGLEVGNQQHQEPDEVLEHIKKSRQPSLFVLCDFHPYLHNTPKISRLLKDIAMRHATTPHTVVLLSHSIELPPELNRFSAYFKLSLPDDADIQKLIRAEAKHWSKQNPGSRVRSDNATMRKLVSNLRGMTNEDTKRLIRGVIYDDGAITEEDIPELNKAKFELMDMQGVLSFEYDTEKFSDVGGLNNLKKWLQQRQQAFLNQQEATIDAPRGILLLGIQGGGKSLAAKAVAGLWGLPLLRLDFGALYNKFIGESEKNLREALQQAGLMSPCVLWLDELEKGLANSDSDDGVSRRILGTLLTWMSEHKDPVFLVATSNDISALPAELVRKGRFDEIFFVDLPDHEVRRDIFNIHLQRRQLPLDRFDLEALSELSEGFTGAEIEQAVVSGLYSAAARQQPLDTDLLSHELISTNPLSVTMAEPIAKLRHWAEERTVIA encoded by the coding sequence ATGCTTAAAGACAGCCGTGACCTTGCGCTCATCATCAACTCTAAAGTCCCACTAATACGCCTAGAGAGCTTCGAAGAGGAGCGTGCCCTACAACTACTAACACGTGTGGGGATCAGCCAGTCACTGCCACTATATTGCTGGTCGGTCACCGAGGGCTTACAGCGGCTTGGTTTCGGCCTTGAGGTTGGAAATCAACAACACCAAGAGCCTGACGAGGTACTCGAGCACATAAAAAAAAGCCGACAGCCCTCACTCTTCGTGCTCTGTGATTTCCACCCTTACTTACATAACACACCGAAGATCTCTCGACTGCTGAAGGACATCGCAATGAGGCATGCAACGACACCTCATACCGTCGTCTTGCTCAGTCACAGCATTGAACTCCCCCCTGAGCTAAATCGTTTTAGTGCTTACTTCAAACTCTCTCTGCCCGATGATGCGGACATCCAAAAACTCATCCGTGCCGAAGCAAAGCATTGGAGCAAACAGAATCCCGGCAGCAGAGTACGTAGTGACAACGCCACTATGCGTAAGTTAGTCAGCAACCTACGAGGCATGACTAACGAAGATACCAAACGTCTCATCCGTGGCGTCATCTACGACGACGGCGCGATCACAGAAGAAGATATCCCCGAGCTCAACAAAGCCAAGTTTGAGCTAATGGATATGCAGGGGGTATTGAGCTTCGAATACGATACTGAGAAATTCTCCGATGTCGGTGGGTTGAATAACCTTAAAAAATGGTTGCAACAACGTCAGCAAGCTTTTCTCAACCAACAAGAGGCCACCATCGACGCCCCACGTGGCATTTTATTACTTGGCATCCAAGGTGGCGGCAAGAGCCTGGCCGCCAAGGCAGTCGCAGGCTTATGGGGACTCCCCTTGCTGCGACTCGACTTTGGTGCCCTCTACAACAAATTTATTGGCGAATCAGAGAAAAACCTTCGCGAAGCACTACAGCAAGCAGGGCTCATGTCGCCCTGCGTACTGTGGCTCGACGAACTTGAAAAAGGGTTGGCCAATAGTGACAGTGACGACGGGGTTAGCCGTCGTATTCTCGGCACCTTATTGACCTGGATGTCTGAGCACAAGGATCCGGTCTTTTTGGTCGCTACCAGCAACGACATCAGCGCCCTCCCCGCCGAACTCGTGCGCAAAGGACGCTTCGATGAAATATTTTTTGTCGACTTACCCGACCACGAAGTGAGGAGAGATATCTTTAATATTCACTTACAACGCCGGCAGCTACCTTTAGACCGTTTCGACCTAGAGGCGCTTAGCGAATTAAGTGAGGGTTTCACAGGCGCCGAGATTGAGCAAGCTGTCGTCTCTGGACTATATAGCGCTGCAGCACGACAGCAGCCTTTAGACACCGACTTGTTAAGCCACGAACTTATTTCCACCAACCCGCTCAGTGTTACCATGGCAGAGCCCATTGCCAAACTGAGACACTGGGCCGAAGAACGAACCGTCATCGCCTAA
- a CDS encoding transporter substrate-binding domain-containing protein, whose amino-acid sequence MRKNLAIAMIAFGLVGALPVKAEVLTVGTTGDYKPLTWYNAESDQYTGQSVALVKAFAEEYGYELKIVRTTWPNLSADLAEGKFQLAVGGITITEQRQKTFIFSDPLRVFGKTPLVRCGEEKKFSQLSQIDRPGITVVENPGGTNEKLARDIIHHAKLVVVEDNHQPFEYLLNHQADVMFTDSIEATYKQNQQSGLCAAAPNWLLKKGEKAFMFRDDETELRGQFNRWLNSYKKKK is encoded by the coding sequence ATGAGAAAAAATTTAGCGATTGCGATGATAGCTTTTGGGTTGGTAGGAGCGCTGCCAGTGAAAGCAGAGGTGTTGACCGTGGGAACAACGGGAGACTATAAACCTCTAACCTGGTATAACGCAGAAAGTGACCAATACACTGGGCAATCTGTAGCGTTAGTTAAAGCTTTCGCTGAAGAATATGGCTATGAATTAAAAATAGTGCGTACCACGTGGCCTAATCTCTCTGCCGACCTTGCTGAGGGTAAATTTCAGCTTGCGGTCGGAGGGATTACGATAACAGAGCAACGTCAGAAGACTTTTATTTTTTCAGATCCACTGCGGGTCTTTGGCAAGACGCCGCTTGTTCGCTGTGGTGAAGAGAAAAAGTTTAGTCAGCTGTCACAGATTGATCGGCCAGGAATTACTGTTGTTGAGAACCCTGGTGGCACCAACGAGAAGCTAGCTCGAGATATCATTCACCACGCGAAGCTTGTTGTCGTAGAGGATAACCACCAGCCTTTTGAATATCTGTTGAACCATCAGGCCGATGTCATGTTTACTGATTCTATTGAGGCTACTTATAAGCAAAATCAGCAGTCAGGCCTATGTGCCGCAGCGCCAAATTGGCTGCTTAAAAAAGGTGAAAAAGCCTTTATGTTTCGCGATGACGAAACTGAATTAAGAGGGCAGTTTAACCGGTGGCTCAATAGTTATAAAAAGAAAAAGTAG
- the speB gene encoding agmatinase, with translation MSDSPIFGDISLYANNFSYMGRRLTRELTDDIDAVVLGIPYDMATTGRPGTRFGPNGVRQASVSLRWEEARWPWRFVLFDRLQVVDYGDVDFQPGNDADMVKRVQHDAGRILAAGKKLVSFGGDHFVTLPLLRAAHKVHGKMALIHFDAHTDTYADGSEYDHGTMFYHAPKERLIDTEHSIQVGIRTEYGYDDHPFAVIDAATANDLQAEQIVQQIKARVGDLPVYLTFDIDCLDPAYAPGTGTPVIGGLTSDLALKIIRGLAGVNIVAADVVEVAPCYDQSDITALAGATLALEMLHLFVSE, from the coding sequence ATGTCAGACAGTCCTATCTTTGGTGATATTTCACTTTATGCGAATAACTTCTCTTATATGGGGCGTCGTTTAACGCGAGAGCTGACCGACGATATCGATGCTGTGGTGCTGGGAATTCCCTACGATATGGCGACGACGGGTCGCCCTGGAACACGCTTTGGGCCTAATGGTGTCCGTCAGGCGAGTGTTAGCTTGCGTTGGGAGGAGGCACGTTGGCCCTGGCGCTTCGTTTTATTTGATCGTCTACAAGTGGTCGACTATGGTGATGTGGACTTTCAGCCGGGCAACGATGCTGATATGGTTAAGCGAGTGCAGCATGATGCCGGTAGAATTCTAGCGGCGGGTAAGAAGCTCGTCAGTTTTGGTGGCGACCACTTTGTGACTTTGCCGTTGTTACGGGCGGCTCATAAAGTACACGGCAAGATGGCGCTAATTCACTTTGATGCGCATACCGACACCTATGCCGATGGTAGTGAATACGATCATGGCACCATGTTTTACCACGCCCCTAAGGAGAGGCTGATCGACACTGAGCATTCTATTCAAGTGGGGATTCGCACGGAGTATGGCTATGACGATCACCCATTTGCGGTGATTGATGCGGCGACTGCCAATGATCTTCAAGCAGAGCAGATCGTTCAGCAAATTAAAGCTCGTGTCGGCGATTTACCTGTTTACCTGACCTTCGATATTGACTGCTTGGACCCAGCCTATGCTCCGGGTACTGGGACACCGGTGATTGGTGGCTTAACGAGTGACTTGGCACTAAAAATCATTCGCGGCTTGGCAGGGGTGAATATTGTCGCAGCGGATGTGGTAGAAGTGGCGCCCTGCTATGACCAGTCGGACATTACCGCCTTAGCCGGTGCAACATTAGCACTGGAAATGTTACACCTGTTTGTCAGTGAATAA
- a CDS encoding aldehyde dehydrogenase has product MTDKTKAQWQTMADKLKIEARAFINGHYVDAHDGATRTCYNPATGTKLADVANCGIDDADRAVQGARDAFESGIWSKRSPDARRAVMVRWAQLLEDNADELALLETLDVGKPIRDTTGSDVPGAIRTIRWSGEAIDKIYEQVAPTSHDTIGLVTRIPLGVVAAIVPWNFPLSTTAWKLGPALASGNSVILKPASNTPLTAIRIAGLAKEAGLPDGVLQVLPGPGSSMGAHLATHMDIDGLTFTGSTPIGKKLLEYSGQSNLKRVFNELGGKSPNIVFADADLEKAAEAAAMACFYNGGQTCTAGTRLIVEESIHDRFVDMVIEAAKAWQPGDIMDPATAMGPMIDQGQYDTVKDYIAIGDSEGCTRYGGDSNIFPESGGLFLEPVIFTGVDNSMRIAQEEVFGPVLAVIPFKTKEEAINIANDSIYGLGGAIWSRDISNALSVAEEIRVGTLGVNNYFGGDITVPFGGFKQSGNGRDKSIHAFDDYTELKTTWIEL; this is encoded by the coding sequence ATGACAGATAAGACGAAGGCACAGTGGCAGACGATGGCCGACAAGCTCAAGATAGAGGCGCGCGCCTTTATTAACGGCCACTATGTTGATGCCCACGATGGCGCCACCCGTACCTGCTACAACCCCGCCACAGGCACCAAACTCGCCGACGTTGCCAATTGCGGCATCGACGATGCCGACCGTGCCGTCCAGGGTGCCCGCGACGCGTTTGAATCCGGCATCTGGAGCAAGCGGTCTCCCGATGCACGTCGCGCCGTCATGGTACGCTGGGCGCAGTTGCTGGAAGACAACGCCGACGAACTCGCGCTCCTAGAAACCCTCGATGTCGGCAAGCCAATCCGCGATACCACCGGCTCTGACGTCCCCGGCGCAATTCGCACTATTCGCTGGAGCGGTGAGGCTATCGACAAGATCTATGAGCAAGTCGCACCCACCTCACACGACACCATAGGGCTCGTCACCCGTATTCCTCTCGGCGTAGTCGCCGCCATCGTACCGTGGAACTTTCCACTGTCGACTACCGCCTGGAAATTAGGACCTGCGCTTGCCAGCGGTAACTCCGTTATTCTCAAGCCTGCCTCCAACACCCCGCTCACTGCCATCCGTATCGCAGGCCTAGCCAAAGAGGCCGGGTTGCCCGATGGCGTATTACAGGTGCTTCCTGGTCCTGGCAGCAGCATGGGAGCACACCTGGCGACACACATGGATATCGACGGCCTCACTTTCACCGGCTCGACCCCCATTGGCAAAAAACTACTAGAGTACTCAGGTCAATCTAACCTCAAGCGTGTCTTCAATGAGCTCGGTGGCAAAAGCCCTAACATCGTCTTTGCTGACGCCGACCTAGAAAAAGCGGCAGAAGCTGCTGCAATGGCTTGTTTCTATAACGGTGGCCAAACCTGCACCGCCGGCACCCGGCTGATTGTCGAAGAAAGCATTCACGACCGCTTTGTGGATATGGTCATCGAGGCCGCGAAAGCTTGGCAGCCCGGCGACATAATGGATCCAGCCACGGCCATGGGACCGATGATAGATCAAGGCCAATACGACACGGTAAAGGATTATATTGCCATCGGTGACAGCGAAGGCTGTACCCGCTACGGCGGTGATAGCAATATTTTCCCCGAGAGTGGCGGCCTATTCCTAGAGCCAGTTATATTCACAGGCGTCGACAATAGCATGCGTATTGCTCAAGAGGAGGTCTTTGGCCCAGTACTCGCCGTCATTCCTTTCAAAACGAAAGAAGAGGCTATTAACATCGCTAACGACTCTATCTACGGCCTTGGTGGCGCAATCTGGAGCCGAGATATCAGTAATGCTCTCAGTGTAGCCGAAGAAATTCGTGTCGGTACACTGGGCGTCAACAACTACTTCGGTGGTGACATCACAGTCCCCTTTGGCGGTTTCAAGCAGTCTGGTAACGGTCGCGACAAATCCATCCATGCCTTCGACGACTACACCGAGCTTAAAACCACTTGGATTGAACTCTAA